The following are encoded together in the Pygocentrus nattereri isolate fPygNat1 chromosome 3, fPygNat1.pri, whole genome shotgun sequence genome:
- the rspo3 gene encoding R-spondin-3 — MQLQQLISLVLILHWMEDADCQHHASKHRQHKRGSPVCPGGCLTCSVYNGCLTCLPKLFIHLERDGMRQIGVCLASCPKGFFGTRSPEKNDCSKCGSECDTCFDKNFCTRCRAGSYLHKGKCQESCPDELVSSDTKRECVPPCPVDCDTCLNSETCTRCMPGYYLLHGQCHSVCPEEFEPSEQLMECVPAVHCEVGEWSEWGPCLRIGKPCFREETRTRKFLQNPSLQGKPCPATSEKRECIGKRKRCGKDKGAHKGDRKNRNNRKEKASGEGRRERKREREREREREMGDREDSENRNKTEQRRRRAQSRDPGAV; from the exons GAGGGAGTCCAGTGTGCCCAGGAGGCTGTCTGACCTGCTCGGTTTACAATGGCTGCCTGACGTGCCTGCCCAAGCTTTTTATTCACCTGGAGAGGGACGGCATGCGGCAGATCGGCGTGTGTCTGGCTTCCTGTCCCAAAGGGTTCTTCGGAACCCGctctcctgaaaaaaatgactGCTCGA AGTGTGGTTCCGAGTGTGACACCTGCTTCGACAAGAACTTCTGCACGCGCTGCAGAGCAGGCTCGTATCTACACAAGGGAAAATGCCAAGAGAGCTGCCCTGATGAGCTAGTATCCAGTGACACCAAAAGGGAATGTGTCCCTC CATGCCCGGTGGACTGTGATACCTGTCTAAACAGTGAAACCTGCACAAGGTGTATGCCAGGGTACTACCTGTTGCATGGTCAGTGCCACAGTGTGTGCCCTGAGGAATTTGAGCCCAGTGAACAGCTGATGGAGTGTGTCCCTGCAG TACACTGTGAGGTGGGAGAGTGGAGCGAATGGGGTCCATGCTTACGGATAGGAAAACCCTGCTTCAGAGAAGAGACCCGTACCCGCAAATTTCTACAGAACCCCAGCCTTCAAGGCAAGCCCTGCCCAGCTACTTCAGAGAAGAGGGAATGCATTGGTAAAAGAAAGAGATGTG GAAAAGACAAAGGCGCACATAAAGGAGATCGGAAGAATCGGAACAATCGAAAAGAAAAGGCAAGTGGGGAGGGCCGtcgagagaggaagagggagcgagagcgagagcgggAGAGGGAGATGGGTGACCGAGAGGACTCTGAAAACAGGAACAAAACGGAACAGCGCCGCAGACGGGCCCAGAGCAGAGACCCTGGAGCAGTATAG